In Stenotrophomonas sp. ASS1, the following proteins share a genomic window:
- a CDS encoding CocE/NonD family hydrolase — MRVRAVAVAIALCLSSTVLAAETPPMTPDISGKPFVAPDVGRDYDKRVVMVPMRDGTKLYTVIVVPKGARNAPILLTRTPYDAAGRASRSDSPRMRDLLPQGDEVFVDGGYIRVFQDIRGKYGSEGDYVMTRPLRGPLNNTKVDHSTDAWDTIDWLVKNVPESNGKVGMLGSSYEGFTVVMALTDPHPALKVAAPQSPMVDGWMGDDWLNYGAFRQVNFNYFAMQTEKRGKGTPLPSLGYDDYSTFLRIGSAGDYARFTGVDQLTWWKKLVEHPAYDGFWQGQALDAVMAKTPLKVPTMWLQGLWDQEDMWGANHAYQAMEGRDSGNNRNYLVMGPWRHSQVNYSGSELGALKFDGDTALQFRRDVLKPFFDQYLVDGAPKADTPPVLIYNTGENHWDRLKGWPRSCDKGCAASSKPLYLRAGGKLAFQAPAAGEGDFEEYVSDPAKPVPFVPRPVRFGDRDMWTTWLVKDQRFVDGRPDVLTFITEPLAAPLRIGGAPVVHLQASTSGTDSDWVVKLIDVYPDQEASTPEMGGYELPVSLAIFRGRYRESFSDPKPLAANQVLPYRFDLPNANHTFQKGHRVMVQVQSSLFPLYDRNPQTYVPNIYLAKPSDYQKATQRVWHSAAQASYIDLPVY, encoded by the coding sequence ATGCGTGTGCGTGCCGTCGCTGTAGCCATTGCCCTTTGCCTGTCCAGCACCGTGCTGGCCGCCGAAACCCCGCCGATGACCCCGGACATCAGCGGCAAGCCCTTCGTTGCCCCTGATGTCGGTCGTGACTACGACAAGCGCGTGGTGATGGTGCCGATGCGCGATGGCACCAAGCTGTATACGGTGATCGTGGTGCCCAAGGGCGCGCGCAATGCCCCGATCCTGCTCACCCGCACGCCTTACGATGCTGCCGGCCGCGCCAGCCGCAGTGATTCGCCGCGCATGCGCGACCTGCTGCCGCAGGGCGACGAGGTATTTGTCGATGGCGGTTACATCCGCGTATTCCAGGACATCCGCGGCAAGTATGGCTCCGAGGGCGATTACGTGATGACCCGGCCGCTGCGCGGACCGTTGAACAACACCAAGGTGGACCACTCCACCGACGCCTGGGACACCATCGACTGGCTGGTGAAGAACGTGCCGGAGAGCAACGGCAAGGTCGGTATGCTCGGCTCGTCGTACGAGGGCTTCACCGTGGTGATGGCGCTGACCGACCCGCACCCGGCGCTGAAGGTGGCCGCGCCGCAGAGCCCGATGGTGGATGGCTGGATGGGCGACGACTGGCTCAACTACGGCGCGTTCCGCCAGGTCAATTTCAACTACTTCGCGATGCAGACCGAGAAGCGCGGCAAGGGCACGCCGCTGCCCAGCCTCGGCTACGATGACTACAGCACCTTCCTGCGTATCGGTTCGGCCGGCGACTACGCGCGTTTCACCGGCGTGGACCAGCTGACCTGGTGGAAGAAACTGGTGGAGCACCCGGCCTATGACGGCTTCTGGCAGGGTCAGGCGCTGGACGCGGTGATGGCGAAAACACCGTTGAAGGTGCCGACCATGTGGCTGCAGGGCCTGTGGGACCAGGAGGACATGTGGGGCGCCAACCACGCCTACCAGGCAATGGAAGGGCGCGACAGCGGCAACAACCGCAATTACCTGGTGATGGGGCCGTGGCGGCACAGCCAGGTGAACTACAGCGGCAGCGAACTGGGCGCGCTGAAGTTCGACGGCGATACCGCGCTGCAGTTCCGCCGTGATGTACTCAAGCCGTTCTTCGACCAGTACCTGGTGGACGGTGCGCCGAAGGCGGACACGCCGCCGGTGCTGATCTACAACACCGGCGAGAACCACTGGGATCGCCTGAAGGGTTGGCCGCGCAGCTGCGACAAGGGCTGTGCCGCCAGCAGCAAGCCGCTGTACCTGCGGGCCGGCGGCAAGCTGGCATTCCAGGCGCCGGCGGCGGGCGAGGGGGACTTCGAGGAGTACGTGTCCGACCCGGCAAAGCCGGTGCCGTTCGTGCCGCGCCCGGTGCGTTTCGGTGACCGTGACATGTGGACCACCTGGCTGGTCAAGGACCAGCGCTTCGTTGATGGCCGCCCGGACGTGCTGACCTTCATCACCGAACCGCTGGCCGCGCCGCTGCGCATCGGCGGCGCGCCGGTGGTGCACCTGCAGGCCTCGACCAGTGGCACCGACAGTGACTGGGTGGTGAAGCTGATCGACGTGTATCCGGACCAGGAAGCGTCGACGCCGGAGATGGGTGGCTACGAGCTGCCTGTGTCGCTGGCGATCTTCCGTGGCCGCTACCGCGAAAGCTTCAGCGATCCGAAGCCGCTGGCGGCGAACCAGGTGCTGCCGTACCGCTTCGACCTGCCCAATGCCAACCACACGTTCCAGAAGGGCCACCGGGTGATGGTGCAGGTGCAGTCCAGCCTGTTC
- a CDS encoding DUF4440 domain-containing protein translates to MDTIAEHEVHHLHDKLQAWFRADAGTDALEDLMAHFCADFSMVGIAGRRLDRNALQALFAGGHGARPGLQISIDAVQAVEAPSPLAVLRYREGHAIDGGEPVWRESLAVLRREEGRWRWLALHEVTAA, encoded by the coding sequence ATGGATACCATCGCAGAACACGAAGTCCACCACCTGCACGACAAGCTGCAGGCCTGGTTCCGCGCCGACGCCGGCACCGACGCACTGGAGGACCTGATGGCGCATTTCTGCGCGGACTTCAGCATGGTCGGCATCGCGGGTCGCAGGCTGGATCGGAATGCCTTGCAGGCACTGTTCGCGGGTGGCCATGGCGCGCGTCCAGGGCTGCAGATTTCCATCGACGCCGTGCAGGCGGTGGAGGCGCCATCACCGCTGGCGGTGCTGCGCTATCGCGAAGGGCATGCGATCGATGGCGGCGAGCCCGTATGGCGGGAATCGCTGGCGGTGCTGCGGCGGGAAGAGGGGCGTTGGCGCTGGCTGGCGCTGCATGAGGTAACGGCAGCCTGA
- a CDS encoding MFS transporter produces MPSPRLRHEAIFLLVFALDLVNMFIATVAYPALAAELHADISTLAWVGTAYMLGLSVVIPLAPWLAARCGERRLLLVALLLFAVAAALAGAAPGIGWLLGWRLLQGLAGGLLIPVAQAAAYRQCTPDQRGALTRRILLVALLVPALAPALGGLLVQWLSWRGVLWASLPLAVVAIGLVLAWMPADGARSAPRLQAYALSTAMAALGALLLALTWLGEPGHRGAGAVLLLVALLLAAAHLRHARQQAQPLLRWSLLSHRGLRLAMLIYLAVPGVFIGSQLVSTLQLHQAGYSAARIGALMLPWALASAIAITASKRLLARFGPASVLRAGMLLQACGLLLMALLPHPVFAIAAWLFALMGAGGSLCSSTAQTLAFHGVEGEALGDASALWNLNRQLSFCLGTAAIALLLALAMQWLPARATGAALGLAAVLTLLPMALLRRPQLLTLSQPEDT; encoded by the coding sequence ATGCCGTCCCCCCGCCTGCGCCATGAGGCGATCTTCCTGCTGGTGTTCGCCCTGGATCTGGTCAACATGTTCATCGCCACGGTGGCCTATCCGGCATTGGCAGCGGAGCTGCACGCCGATATCAGTACCCTGGCCTGGGTGGGCACCGCCTACATGCTGGGCCTGAGCGTGGTGATTCCGCTGGCGCCCTGGCTGGCCGCGCGTTGTGGTGAGCGCCGCCTGCTGCTGGTGGCGTTGCTGCTGTTCGCGGTTGCCGCTGCGCTGGCCGGCGCAGCACCGGGTATCGGCTGGCTGCTGGGCTGGCGCCTGCTGCAGGGCCTGGCTGGTGGCCTGCTGATTCCGGTGGCACAAGCGGCAGCGTACCGACAGTGCACGCCTGACCAGCGTGGCGCGCTGACCCGCCGCATCCTGCTGGTGGCGCTGCTGGTGCCGGCACTGGCGCCTGCGCTCGGTGGGCTGCTGGTGCAGTGGTTGTCCTGGCGCGGTGTGCTCTGGGCCAGCCTGCCGCTGGCCGTGGTGGCGATTGGACTGGTGCTGGCGTGGATGCCGGCCGATGGCGCGCGTAGTGCGCCACGCCTGCAGGCCTATGCGCTGTCCACCGCGATGGCGGCGCTGGGCGCGCTGCTGCTGGCGTTGACCTGGCTGGGCGAGCCCGGACATCGCGGCGCCGGTGCCGTGTTGCTGTTGGTCGCACTGCTGCTGGCGGCGGCCCACCTGCGGCATGCACGGCAGCAGGCGCAGCCCCTGCTGCGCTGGTCGCTGCTGTCCCATCGCGGGCTGCGCCTGGCGATGCTGATCTATCTGGCCGTACCCGGTGTGTTCATCGGCAGCCAGCTGGTCAGTACCCTGCAGTTGCACCAGGCCGGCTATAGTGCCGCGCGCATCGGCGCGCTGATGCTGCCGTGGGCGCTGGCCTCGGCCATTGCGATCACGGCCAGCAAGCGCCTGCTGGCTCGCTTCGGACCAGCCTCGGTGCTGCGTGCGGGCATGCTCCTGCAGGCCTGCGGCCTGTTGTTGATGGCGCTGCTGCCACACCCGGTCTTTGCCATTGCAGCATGGCTGTTTGCCTTGATGGGCGCCGGCGGCAGCCTGTGCAGCAGCACGGCGCAGACGCTGGCCTTCCATGGGGTCGAGGGCGAAGCATTGGGCGATGCCAGTGCGCTCTGGAACCTCAATCGCCAGCTCAGCTTCTGCCTGGGCACCGCGGCCATCGCGCTGCTGCTGGCCTTGGCCATGCAGTGGCTGCCGGCCCGCGCCACCGGCGCGGCGCTGGGTCTGGCCGCCGTACTGACCCTGCTGCCGATGGCGCTGCTGCGCCGGCCGCAGTTGCTCACCCTTTCACAACCGGAGGACACCTGA
- a CDS encoding LysR family transcriptional regulator, which translates to MVSLDRFDIFRAVVEAGSLTAAADRLGLSRAVVSFNLKRLEQELGVTLLLRSTRHLALTDAGEQFLQHCVQALDAAQAAIDAARRDQHQLQGVLRLTTTPEYAQLRLIPALEAFRARHPALQLHLSTSPAPADLIPERFDLAIRLGRLPDSGLHASELERHPLCAVAAPCLLARLPSADAADDPVQLGTLPRLGYPRLADVPVVAPDGSDALFATNPGNAVVRVDGASSLRAFALAGAGVTVLPRWLIEDDLAQDRLRPVLRQHRFPQQSVYAVYPHSTQPSPKVRQLIDFLRGWFVT; encoded by the coding sequence ATGGTCAGCCTCGATCGTTTCGATATCTTCCGCGCCGTGGTCGAGGCCGGCAGCCTGACCGCTGCGGCCGATCGCCTCGGCCTCAGCCGCGCGGTGGTCAGCTTCAACCTGAAGCGGCTGGAGCAGGAGCTGGGTGTGACCCTGCTGCTGCGCAGTACCCGTCACCTGGCCCTGACCGACGCCGGCGAACAGTTCCTGCAGCACTGCGTGCAGGCGTTGGATGCAGCGCAGGCGGCGATCGATGCCGCCCGCCGCGACCAGCACCAGCTGCAGGGTGTGTTGCGCCTGACCACCACCCCGGAGTACGCGCAGCTGCGCCTGATTCCCGCACTGGAAGCCTTCCGTGCGCGGCATCCGGCCCTGCAGTTGCACCTGTCGACCTCACCGGCGCCGGCCGACCTGATTCCCGAACGCTTCGACCTGGCGATCCGCCTCGGCCGTCTGCCCGATTCGGGCCTGCACGCCAGCGAACTGGAACGGCACCCACTGTGCGCGGTAGCGGCGCCGTGCCTGCTGGCACGCCTGCCCTCTGCCGATGCTGCCGATGACCCCGTGCAGCTGGGCACCCTGCCCCGCCTCGGCTACCCGCGCCTGGCCGACGTGCCGGTGGTGGCACCGGATGGCAGCGACGCCTTGTTTGCCACCAACCCGGGCAACGCAGTGGTGCGCGTGGATGGCGCCAGCAGCCTGCGGGCGTTCGCCCTGGCCGGCGCCGGGGTTACCGTGCTGCCGCGTTGGCTGATCGAGGACGACCTGGCCCAGGACCGGCTGCGGCCAGTACTGCGCCAGCACCGGTTCCCGCAGCAGAGCGTGTACGCGGTCTACCCGCACAGCACGCAGCCCTCACCGAAGGTGCGGCAGCTGATTGATTTCCTGCGCGGGTGGTTTGTCACCTGA
- a CDS encoding glycoside hydrolase family 3 C-terminal domain-containing protein, with protein sequence MKTFTKPLALSLALSAALAAPAWADPAAFTVLTLEQAPTAEAMPALAAQLKTLQVDAVSVRQVQRGIGQVDPLQVLADGLGYAYRFIAAGKDDGQTQRGQAVLTRLPIAAESGPDQPGLNYLRLDDGRHTVAVYTDAGAGAAQLPALVTRSRLGAPAVLLGAVAGESAKAAGFDPARVALEADASYFSDGFQAASSAPFKVEGSTLRATLLTLAYAADTHGDRPWMDTTLNADARAALLLKAMTEDEKFQMLHSYFGLGKDGGPLPEGAVGSAGFVPGVARLGIPSQQSADAGVGVTNPGGIRPGDFATAMPSGPSTASSWNREVAFAGGATMGREAWQQRFNILLSGSVNLQRDPRNGRNFEYAGEDPLLAGSMVGALIQGVQSQHVISSMKHFALNDMETRRNFHDVRIGEQAMHESDLLAFEIALEAGRPGVAMCSYNKINGTYGCENGYLMNQVLKQEWKFPGFVMSDWGGVHSGSKAALAGLDQQSAGEVFDAAVFFDEPLRLAVHGGVVPQARLNDMVARILRTMFLHGNFDNPPQHQKVDAEAGFAVAQRTVEEGSVLLRNEGNLLPLADSVKRIVIIGGHADKGVIGGGGSSMVGVTAKGTNAVPGVMPTTWPGPVIFHPSSPLESLRAARPDATIEYVDGTNAAAAAKAAAQADVAIVFATQWAAESVDLPDMQLPDNQDALISAVAKANPKTVLVLETNGPVRTPWLAQVPAMLQAWYPGIRGGEGIAALLTGQANPSGRLPVTWVTDESQLPRPHIDGLGFKPAKPFGDVFDFDIEGANVGYKWMAAKGLTPTFAFGHGLSYTSFTYENLKVSVEGSRLVASVDIRNTGKRAGADVAQLYLKLPAGSTTPIRLIGYDKVTLQPGEQRRIRIEAEPKTLAHYDAQARQWKIDGGTYQVQLSRNAAEPLQTVDVQLVEQVLR encoded by the coding sequence ATGAAAACGTTTACAAAGCCGCTTGCACTGTCCCTGGCCCTGTCTGCCGCACTGGCCGCCCCGGCCTGGGCCGACCCCGCCGCGTTCACTGTGCTGACCCTGGAACAGGCCCCGACCGCCGAGGCGATGCCGGCCCTGGCCGCCCAGCTGAAGACCCTGCAGGTGGACGCGGTGAGCGTGCGCCAGGTGCAGCGCGGCATCGGCCAGGTCGATCCGCTGCAGGTGCTGGCCGATGGCCTGGGCTACGCGTACCGCTTCATTGCTGCCGGCAAGGACGATGGCCAGACCCAGCGCGGCCAGGCAGTGCTGACCCGGCTGCCGATCGCCGCTGAATCCGGCCCCGACCAGCCGGGCCTGAACTACCTGCGCCTGGACGACGGCCGCCACACCGTGGCGGTCTATACCGATGCCGGTGCAGGTGCGGCGCAGCTGCCGGCGCTGGTCACCCGTTCGCGGCTGGGTGCACCGGCGGTGCTGCTCGGCGCGGTGGCCGGTGAATCGGCCAAGGCCGCAGGCTTCGATCCGGCGCGTGTCGCGCTGGAAGCCGATGCCAGCTATTTCAGCGATGGCTTCCAGGCCGCCAGCAGTGCGCCGTTCAAGGTGGAAGGCAGTACCCTGCGCGCCACCCTGCTGACCCTGGCTTACGCCGCCGACACGCATGGCGACAGGCCGTGGATGGACACCACCCTCAACGCCGACGCGCGCGCTGCGCTGCTGCTGAAGGCGATGACCGAGGATGAGAAGTTCCAGATGCTGCACAGCTACTTCGGGCTGGGCAAGGACGGCGGCCCGCTGCCGGAAGGCGCAGTCGGTTCGGCCGGTTTCGTGCCGGGCGTGGCGCGGTTGGGCATTCCGTCGCAGCAATCAGCCGATGCCGGCGTCGGCGTGACCAATCCGGGTGGCATCCGCCCGGGCGATTTCGCCACGGCGATGCCGTCGGGCCCGTCCACCGCATCGAGCTGGAACCGTGAAGTCGCCTTCGCCGGTGGCGCCACGATGGGCCGCGAGGCATGGCAGCAGCGCTTCAATATCCTGCTGTCGGGCAGCGTCAACCTGCAGCGCGACCCGCGCAACGGCCGTAACTTCGAATATGCCGGTGAAGATCCGCTGCTGGCCGGCTCGATGGTTGGCGCGCTGATCCAGGGCGTGCAGAGCCAGCACGTGATCTCGTCGATGAAGCACTTCGCGCTGAACGACATGGAGACCCGTCGCAACTTCCACGACGTGCGCATCGGCGAACAGGCCATGCACGAGTCGGACCTGCTGGCCTTCGAGATCGCGCTGGAAGCCGGTCGCCCGGGCGTGGCGATGTGCTCGTACAACAAGATCAACGGCACCTACGGCTGCGAGAACGGCTACCTGATGAACCAGGTGCTGAAGCAGGAATGGAAGTTCCCCGGTTTCGTGATGTCCGACTGGGGCGGCGTGCACAGCGGTTCCAAGGCAGCGCTGGCCGGCCTGGACCAGCAGTCGGCCGGTGAAGTGTTCGACGCGGCGGTGTTCTTCGACGAACCGCTGCGCCTGGCCGTGCACGGCGGCGTGGTGCCGCAGGCGCGCCTGAACGACATGGTGGCGCGCATCCTGCGCACGATGTTCCTGCATGGCAACTTCGACAACCCGCCGCAGCACCAGAAGGTGGATGCCGAGGCCGGCTTCGCCGTTGCCCAGCGCACGGTGGAAGAGGGCAGCGTGCTGCTGCGCAATGAGGGCAACCTGCTGCCGCTGGCCGACAGCGTGAAGCGCATCGTCATCATCGGCGGCCATGCCGACAAGGGCGTGATCGGCGGCGGTGGTTCGTCGATGGTGGGCGTCACCGCCAAGGGCACCAATGCGGTGCCGGGCGTGATGCCGACCACCTGGCCGGGCCCGGTGATCTTCCATCCGTCCTCGCCGCTGGAATCGCTGCGTGCGGCGCGCCCGGACGCGACCATCGAGTATGTGGACGGGACCAATGCCGCCGCTGCGGCCAAGGCCGCAGCGCAGGCTGACGTGGCCATCGTGTTCGCCACCCAGTGGGCCGCCGAATCGGTGGACCTGCCGGACATGCAGCTGCCGGACAACCAGGATGCCCTGATCTCGGCAGTGGCCAAGGCCAACCCGAAGACCGTGCTGGTGCTGGAAACCAATGGCCCGGTGCGCACGCCGTGGCTGGCGCAGGTGCCGGCGATGCTGCAGGCCTGGTACCCGGGCATCCGTGGTGGCGAAGGCATCGCCGCGCTGCTGACCGGCCAGGCCAATCCGTCCGGCCGCCTGCCGGTGACCTGGGTGACGGACGAATCGCAGCTGCCACGCCCGCACATTGATGGCCTCGGCTTCAAGCCGGCCAAGCCGTTCGGTGATGTGTTCGATTTCGATATCGAAGGCGCCAACGTCGGCTACAAGTGGATGGCGGCCAAGGGCCTGACCCCGACCTTCGCCTTCGGCCACGGGCTGTCCTACACCTCGTTCACCTATGAAAATCTGAAGGTGAGCGTGGAGGGCTCGCGCCTGGTCGCCAGCGTCGACATCCGCAACACCGGCAAGCGTGCCGGCGCCGACGTGGCCCAGCTGTACCTGAAGCTGCCGGCCGGCAGCACCACGCCGATCCGCCTGATCGGCTACGACAAGGTGACCCTGCAGCCGGGCGAACAGCGCCGCATCCGCATCGAAGCCGAGCCGAAGACGCTGGCTCACTACGATGCGCAGGCCCGCCAGTGGAAGATCGATGGCGGCACCTACCAGGTGCAGCTGTCGCGCAACGCTGCCGAGCCGCTGCAGACGGTGGATGTGCAGCTGGTGGAGCAGGTGCTGCGCTGA
- a CDS encoding glyoxalase/bleomycin resistance/dioxygenase family protein has product MTVHRDFDHLWRDRCDTSSQRAPRVLIRVFVAPGELERSVAFYEQLQGVVADAGFPFPEAGLRLAMVGAFLLIEGSKAALAPFTSTTGTLLVDDVRPYHDKLVAAGAEIIFPLQVVPTGAAFNAVHPDGTVVEYVHHRPDPQGR; this is encoded by the coding sequence ATGACCGTCCATCGCGACTTCGACCATCTCTGGCGCGACCGCTGTGATACCTCCAGCCAGCGCGCGCCGCGCGTGTTGATCCGGGTGTTCGTGGCCCCCGGTGAGCTGGAGCGCAGCGTGGCGTTCTACGAGCAGTTGCAGGGCGTGGTGGCCGATGCCGGGTTCCCGTTTCCGGAGGCCGGCCTGCGTCTGGCGATGGTCGGTGCGTTCCTGTTGATCGAGGGCAGCAAGGCGGCGCTGGCGCCGTTCACTTCGACCACGGGGACGCTGCTGGTCGATGACGTTCGGCCCTATCACGACAAGCTGGTGGCGGCTGGCGCTGAAATCATCTTCCCGCTGCAGGTGGTACCGACCGGGGCGGCGTTCAATGCGGTGCATCCCGATGGCACCGTGGTCGAGTACGTGCATCACCGGCCGGATCCGCAGGGGCGGTGA
- a CDS encoding AraC family transcriptional regulator — translation MAWIYNPSMSSPALPWNGTLLLDAHVAVLQGHAGGSDTHAHYAHQLLLSEAAPWQVEVDGVRHQGQRLWLPSFQPHAILSAPEAGCTVFLEPAHADPGQIEQHLHALPGNALELHDWLPRLSRPQPLDRRVQAALSRIDQHLPGPVPAADIAEAAHLSASQLHRRFQSDLAVTLRGWVLWQRLRRALMHHLRGHSLTDSAHAAGFADLAHLSRSLRRMFGIGAAQLQGLQLHAV, via the coding sequence ATGGCGTGGATCTACAATCCCTCCATGTCCTCTCCCGCCCTGCCCTGGAATGGCACGCTGCTGCTGGATGCTCACGTGGCCGTGCTGCAGGGCCACGCCGGTGGCAGCGATACGCACGCGCACTACGCCCATCAACTGTTGCTGAGCGAAGCCGCGCCCTGGCAGGTCGAGGTTGATGGCGTGCGGCACCAGGGCCAACGGCTGTGGCTGCCGTCATTCCAGCCGCACGCAATCCTGTCGGCGCCGGAAGCGGGCTGTACGGTGTTCCTCGAGCCCGCACATGCCGATCCCGGGCAGATCGAGCAGCACCTGCACGCGCTGCCGGGCAACGCGCTGGAGCTGCACGACTGGCTGCCACGGCTGAGTCGCCCGCAACCGCTGGACCGCCGCGTGCAGGCCGCGCTGTCCCGTATCGACCAGCACCTGCCCGGCCCGGTGCCGGCTGCCGATATCGCCGAGGCGGCGCATCTGTCGGCCAGCCAGCTGCATCGGCGCTTCCAGTCCGATCTGGCGGTGACCCTGCGCGGCTGGGTACTGTGGCAACGGCTGCGCCGCGCACTGATGCATCATCTGCGCGGGCACAGCCTGACCGACAGCGCGCACGCGGCCGGATTCGCTGACCTGGCCCATCTGTCACGCAGCCTGCGCCGCATGTTTGGCATCGGTGCCGCGCAGCTGCAGGGCCTGCAGCTGCACGCGGTCTGA
- a CDS encoding sterol desaturase family protein, with amino-acid sequence MKHWMLRLYAPLFLLGFVAAAVAWVGHLHGDPLWLLALLAVAIAVSFAAERAWPYDPAFNHDHGDSLRDTLHALVNESLNLLSIAAVPLLAAIIPWQAWPLQWPFALQVLLAVICADLGITLVHYASHRIGWLWRLHAVHHSVTRMYGFNGLMKHPLHQAAEAVGGVLPLLVLGLPMPVAAVLAFAIAIQLLLQHSNVDMRPGVLGRVMAWAPLHRFHHMRYGTAGDVNFGLFLTVWDHLLGTAFDAPGYRLQQRDLGIGSQPDYPRDYPGQLLAPFRELPHGEVPELPEGLRRRE; translated from the coding sequence ATGAAGCACTGGATGCTCCGCCTGTATGCCCCGTTGTTCCTGCTGGGTTTCGTTGCCGCCGCCGTGGCCTGGGTCGGCCACCTCCACGGCGACCCGCTATGGCTGCTGGCCTTGCTGGCGGTTGCCATCGCGGTCTCGTTCGCTGCCGAACGTGCTTGGCCGTATGACCCCGCGTTCAACCACGATCACGGCGACAGCCTGCGTGACACCCTGCATGCGCTGGTCAACGAGAGCCTGAACCTGCTGTCGATCGCGGCGGTGCCACTGCTGGCAGCCATCATTCCGTGGCAGGCCTGGCCGCTGCAGTGGCCATTCGCGCTGCAGGTGCTGCTGGCCGTCATCTGCGCCGATCTCGGCATCACCCTGGTGCACTACGCCAGCCATCGCATCGGCTGGCTGTGGCGGCTGCATGCGGTGCATCACAGCGTGACCCGCATGTATGGTTTCAACGGACTGATGAAGCATCCGCTGCACCAGGCGGCCGAAGCGGTCGGTGGCGTGCTGCCGCTGCTGGTGCTGGGCCTGCCGATGCCGGTAGCCGCGGTGCTGGCCTTCGCCATTGCCATCCAGCTGCTGCTGCAGCATTCCAACGTGGACATGCGCCCCGGCGTGCTGGGCCGGGTGATGGCCTGGGCACCGCTGCATCGCTTCCACCACATGCGTTACGGCACCGCCGGCGACGTCAACTTCGGCCTGTTCCTGACTGTCTGGGATCACCTGCTGGGGACCGCCTTCGATGCGCCCGGCTATCGGCTGCAGCAACGCGACCTCGGCATCGGCAGCCAGCCGGACTATCCGCGTGACTATCCCGGGCAGCTGCTGGCGCCGTTCCGCGAACTGCCGCATGGCGAGGTACCGGAGCTGCCGGAAGGTCTGCGCAGGCGCGAATGA
- a CDS encoding LysR family transcriptional regulator: protein MAWIYNGALIAPGTGMDSFNLMRAFRRIVERGGLARAAEDLGMSPAGLSKQLRTLEAHLGVVLLQRTTRRMSLTETGHAYYRECCRLLDELEALERGIAEQRGDVAGRLRVNAPQSFALSTLSPLLPRFLQQHPQLSLDLVMEDRLLDAVGEGFDVSLRLRAELDDSRLVARRLASLQQVLCAAPSYLRQHPAPQAVDDLQTHSVLAYSLSDSPGSWPLLGPDGQVTITLPARVTVNNSLLLRDLLVAGMGIGALPSFLAAPALARGELQQVLPDHRYPPRFVHAVYPTSRHLQPKVRAFIDFLHAELPGCAGLDS from the coding sequence ATGGCGTGGATCTACAATGGCGCCCTCATCGCGCCCGGGACCGGCATGGATTCCTTCAACCTGATGCGTGCCTTCCGCCGCATCGTCGAACGCGGCGGGCTGGCCCGCGCCGCCGAAGACCTGGGCATGTCGCCGGCCGGCCTGAGCAAGCAGCTGCGCACCCTGGAAGCGCACCTGGGCGTGGTGCTGCTGCAGCGGACCACGCGGCGCATGAGCCTGACTGAGACCGGCCACGCCTATTACCGCGAATGCTGCCGCCTGCTCGACGAGCTGGAGGCGCTGGAACGCGGCATCGCCGAACAGCGCGGCGACGTGGCCGGGCGCCTGCGCGTCAATGCACCGCAATCATTCGCGCTGAGCACGCTGTCGCCGCTGCTGCCGCGCTTCCTGCAGCAGCACCCGCAGCTGTCGCTGGACCTTGTGATGGAAGACCGCCTGCTCGATGCGGTGGGCGAAGGTTTCGATGTGTCGCTGCGGTTGCGTGCCGAGCTGGATGACTCGCGGCTGGTGGCGCGCCGGCTGGCCTCGCTGCAGCAGGTGCTGTGCGCGGCCCCGTCCTACCTGCGGCAGCATCCGGCACCGCAGGCGGTGGACGATCTGCAGACGCACAGCGTGCTGGCTTACAGCCTGTCCGACTCGCCCGGCAGCTGGCCGCTGCTCGGCCCTGATGGGCAGGTAACGATCACCCTGCCGGCGCGCGTCACCGTCAACAACAGCCTGCTGCTGCGCGACCTGCTGGTGGCCGGCATGGGCATCGGCGCCCTGCCCTCGTTCCTGGCGGCACCGGCGCTGGCCCGTGGCGAACTGCAGCAGGTGCTGCCCGACCACCGCTATCCGCCGCGCTTCGTGCATGCGGTCTACCCCACCTCGCGCCACCTGCAGCCCAAGGTGCGTGCCTTCATCGATTTCCTGCACGCCGAGCTGCCCGGCTGCGCTGGCCTGGATTCGTAA